One Apodemus sylvaticus chromosome 14, mApoSyl1.1, whole genome shotgun sequence DNA window includes the following coding sequences:
- the Ggps1 gene encoding geranylgeranyl pyrophosphate synthase isoform X2 yields the protein MLHNASLLIDDIEDSSKLRRGFPVAHSIYGIPSVINSANYVYFLGLEKVLTLDHPDAVKVFTRQLLELHQGQGLDIYWRDTYTCPTEEEYKAMVLQKTGGLFGLAVGLMQLFSDYKEDLKPLLDTLGLFFQIRDDYANLHSKEYSENKSFCEDLTEGKFSFPTIHAIWSRPESTQVQNILRQRTENIDIKKYCVQYLEDVGSFEYTRYTLRELEAKAYKQIEACGGNPSLVALVKHLSKMFTEEDE from the coding sequence ATGTTGCATAATGCCAGTTTACTCATTGATGATATTGAAGACAGTTCAAAGCTCCGACGTGGTTTTCCAGTGGCTCACAGCATCTATGGTATCCCATCTGTCATTAATTCTGCTAATTATGTCTACTTCCTTGGCCTGGAAAAAGTCTTAACACTTGATCACCCAGATGCAGTGAAGGTTTTCACACGCCAGCTTTTGGAACTTCATCAGGGACAAGGCCTAGATATTTACTGGAGGGACACGTACACCTGTCCGACTGAAGAAGAATATAAAGCCATGGTGTTGCAGAAGACAGGTGGTTTGTTTGGATTAGCAGTAGGACTCATGCAGTTGTTCTCTGATTACAAAGAAGACCTAAAGCCACTGCTTGACACACTTGGGCTCTTTTTCCAGATTAGAGATGATTACGCCAATCTACACTCCAAAGAATACAGCGAAAACAAAAGCTTCTGTGAAGACTTGACAGAAGGAAAGTTCTCATTCCCCACTATTCACGCCATTTGGTCAAGGCCAGAAAGCACCCAGGTACAGAACATCCTGCGCCAGAGAACAGAAAATATAGATATTAAAAAGTACTGTGTGCAGTACCTGGAGGATGTAGGGTCTTTTGAATATACTCGATACACTCTTAGAGAGCTTGAAGCTAAAGCCTACAAACAAATTGAGGCCTGTGGTGGGAACCCTTCCCTTGTGGCTTTAGTCAAGCATTTAAGTAAGATGTTCACAGAAGAAGATGAGTAA
- the Ggps1 gene encoding geranylgeranyl pyrophosphate synthase isoform X3, protein MEKTKEKAERILLEPYKYLLQLPGKQVRTKLSQAFNHWLKVPEDKLQIIIEVTEMLHNASLLIDDIEDSSKLRRGFPVAHSIYGIPSVINSANYVYFLGLEKVLTLDHPDAVKVFTRQLLELHQGQGLDIYWRDTYTCPTEEEYKAMVLQKTGGLFGLAVGLMQLFSDYKEDLKPLLDTLGLFFQIRDDYANLHSKEYSENKSFCEDLTEGKFSFPTIHAIWSRPESTQVSLCSSS, encoded by the exons ATGGAGAAAACTAAAGAGAAAGCTGAAAGAATTCTTCTAGAGCCTTATAAGTACTTACTTCAATTACCAG GTAAACAGGTGAGAACCAAACTTTCACAGGCATTTAATCACTGGCTGAAAGTTCCAGAAGACAAGCTACAG ATTATCATTGAAGTGACTGAAATGTTGCATAATGCCAGTTTACTCATTGATGATATTGAAGACAGTTCAAAGCTCCGACGTGGTTTTCCAGTGGCTCACAGCATCTATGGTATCCCATCTGTCATTAATTCTGCTAATTATGTCTACTTCCTTGGCCTGGAAAAAGTCTTAACACTTGATCACCCAGATGCAGTGAAGGTTTTCACACGCCAGCTTTTGGAACTTCATCAGGGACAAGGCCTAGATATTTACTGGAGGGACACGTACACCTGTCCGACTGAAGAAGAATATAAAGCCATGGTGTTGCAGAAGACAGGTGGTTTGTTTGGATTAGCAGTAGGACTCATGCAGTTGTTCTCTGATTACAAAGAAGACCTAAAGCCACTGCTTGACACACTTGGGCTCTTTTTCCAGATTAGAGATGATTACGCCAATCTACACTCCAAAGAATACAGCGAAAACAAAAGCTTCTGTGAAGACTTGACAGAAGGAAAGTTCTCATTCCCCACTATTCACGCCATTTGGTCAAGGCCAGAAAGCACCCAG gtttcACTATGCAGTTCTAGCTGA
- the Ggps1 gene encoding geranylgeranyl pyrophosphate synthase isoform X1, with protein MEKTKEKAERILLEPYKYLLQLPGKQVRTKLSQAFNHWLKVPEDKLQIIIEVTEMLHNASLLIDDIEDSSKLRRGFPVAHSIYGIPSVINSANYVYFLGLEKVLTLDHPDAVKVFTRQLLELHQGQGLDIYWRDTYTCPTEEEYKAMVLQKTGGLFGLAVGLMQLFSDYKEDLKPLLDTLGLFFQIRDDYANLHSKEYSENKSFCEDLTEGKFSFPTIHAIWSRPESTQVQNILRQRTENIDIKKYCVQYLEDVGSFEYTRYTLRELEAKAYKQIEACGGNPSLVALVKHLSKMFTEEDE; from the exons ATGGAGAAAACTAAAGAGAAAGCTGAAAGAATTCTTCTAGAGCCTTATAAGTACTTACTTCAATTACCAG GTAAACAGGTGAGAACCAAACTTTCACAGGCATTTAATCACTGGCTGAAAGTTCCAGAAGACAAGCTACAG ATTATCATTGAAGTGACTGAAATGTTGCATAATGCCAGTTTACTCATTGATGATATTGAAGACAGTTCAAAGCTCCGACGTGGTTTTCCAGTGGCTCACAGCATCTATGGTATCCCATCTGTCATTAATTCTGCTAATTATGTCTACTTCCTTGGCCTGGAAAAAGTCTTAACACTTGATCACCCAGATGCAGTGAAGGTTTTCACACGCCAGCTTTTGGAACTTCATCAGGGACAAGGCCTAGATATTTACTGGAGGGACACGTACACCTGTCCGACTGAAGAAGAATATAAAGCCATGGTGTTGCAGAAGACAGGTGGTTTGTTTGGATTAGCAGTAGGACTCATGCAGTTGTTCTCTGATTACAAAGAAGACCTAAAGCCACTGCTTGACACACTTGGGCTCTTTTTCCAGATTAGAGATGATTACGCCAATCTACACTCCAAAGAATACAGCGAAAACAAAAGCTTCTGTGAAGACTTGACAGAAGGAAAGTTCTCATTCCCCACTATTCACGCCATTTGGTCAAGGCCAGAAAGCACCCAGGTACAGAACATCCTGCGCCAGAGAACAGAAAATATAGATATTAAAAAGTACTGTGTGCAGTACCTGGAGGATGTAGGGTCTTTTGAATATACTCGATACACTCTTAGAGAGCTTGAAGCTAAAGCCTACAAACAAATTGAGGCCTGTGGTGGGAACCCTTCCCTTGTGGCTTTAGTCAAGCATTTAAGTAAGATGTTCACAGAAGAAGATGAGTAA